One genomic region from Anopheles bellator chromosome 2, idAnoBellAS_SP24_06.2, whole genome shotgun sequence encodes:
- the LOC131207221 gene encoding USP6 N-terminal-like protein, translating to MTRYDRYGVSSEDQQASSTMMNGDACMATTTASMTDEESLLLKRANAERDEIFERYDRGRENPNIDSWEDPLFEVYTQADRYGFLHPEQPATNRSGELPDKHHTQLEMERVKKWIKMHRNWNSASTKENLQRRVMKGIPDRMRSAIWRNLLDVEQVVGENKHVYERMLQLARQCSPDIRQIDFDVNRQFRNHIFYRERYSVKQQSLFRVLAAYSMYNTEVGYCQGMSTVAAVLLMYFDEEDAFWALDILLTNARYAMHGLYIVGFPKLMRFLAHHDRILTKCLPKLKKHLDKHEVHSVLYSLKWFFVIFVERIPFSLCLRVWDIYMMFGERVLTGMAYTILKMHQTKIRRMKDMDQITDFLQTSLHKHFGFDDDTVIRMLKSSMDELKRLKLLTLQPPAAPNELPSLPRGQSVELSTKVKIGHRNEQFTDREIVLKEKVLYRSESKNDEEEQYNNDNINGDAHAEEEDEDERTEKDYDDITEDTVSQLHTVSDMDGGSSITKHSLTGTSVTSTNDISITSYERTCDIFRLTGNGPHQPFSQREHQHAGPNSAIHLLDHLAAQLSDEELSSIGAAVDLILDEEDNGADIPGDSGDDPISKLAEEMDAPTGSESGKSPRSPPAKLCVSPDHEHVARLVANGNDDEDEDELTEKQLSF from the exons ATGACCAGATACGATCGGTACGGAGTGTCCAGCGAAGATCAGCAGGCCTCTTCGACAATGATGAACGGAGATGCATGTATGGCCACAACGACAGCGTCGATGACTGACGAGGAGTCACTACTGTTGAAGCGTGCCAACGCCGAAAGAGACGAAATATTCGAGCGATATGATCGTGGTCGCGAGAATCCTAACATTGATTCGTGGGAAGACCCGCTTTTTGAGGTGTACACGCAGGCGGATCGATATGGGTTTTTACATCCCGAGCAGCCAGCAACCAACCGAAGTGGCGAGCTGCCGgacaaacaccacacacaacTGGAGATGGAACGGGTGAAGAAGTGGATCAAAATGCACCGGAACTGGAACAGTGCCAGCACGAAGGAAAACTTGCAGAGACGCGTCATGAAAGGTATTCCCGATCGGATGCGTTCAGCAATATGGCGCAATTTGCTGGACGTCGAACAGGTGGTTGGAGAAAATAAACACGTCTACGAAAGAATGCTGCAACTGGCGCGTCAGTGTAGTCCCGACATTCGGCAGATAGATTTCGACGTGAATCGACAGTTTCGCAATCACATCTTCTACCGCGAACGGTACAGTGTGAAGCAGCAGAGCTTATTTCGCGTGCTGGCCGCGTATAGCATGTACAACACTGAGGTGGGCTATTGTCAGGGTATGTCGACTGTGGCAGCCGTTCTGCTGATGTACTTCGACGAGGAGGACGCATTCTGGGCTTTGGATATACTATTGACGAACGCTAGGTACGCCATGCACGGTTTGTATATTGTCGGATTTCCGAAATTGATGCGCTTTTTGGCGCACCACGACCGGATACTGACCAAGTGTTTGCCAAAACTGAAGAAGCATCTCGACAAACATGAGGTACATTCCGTGCTATACTCGTTAAAGTGGTTTTTTGTCATCTTTGTCGAACGG aTACCATTTAGCTTATGCCTGCGCGTCTGGGATATCTACATGATGTTCGGTGAGCGTGTACTTACGGGAATGGCCTACACGATACTTAAGATGCACCAAACGAAAATTCGCCGCATGAAGGACATGGACCAGATAACCGATTTCCTGCAG ACATCACTACACAAACATTTTGGCTTTGATGATGACACTGTGATAAGAATGCTGAAAAGCTCGATGGACGAGCTGAAGCGACTGAAACTGCTAACGTTGCAGCCCCCAGCCGCACCTAACGAACTGCCATCCCTACCCCGTGGACAATCGGTTGAACTATCGACGAAAGTGAAG ATTGGCCATCGAAACGAACAGTTCACGGATCGTGAAATTGTCCTAAAGGAGAAGGTTTTGTATCGTAGCGAGTCGAagaacgacgaagaagaacagTACAATAATGATAACATCAATGGCGATGCACATGCGGAAgaagaggacgaggacgagcgcACGGAGAAGGACTACGATGATATTACGGAGGACACCGTAAGTCAGCTGCACACAG TTTCAGATATGGACGGCGGAAGTAGCATCACGAAGCACTCACTGACTGGAACTTCCGTAACCTCAACCAACGACATTAGCATAACGTCGTATGAACGTACCTGTGATATATTTCGGCTAACCGGCAATGGTCCTCATCAGCCGTTCAGTCAACGCGAACACCAGCACGCTGGCCCCAACTCGGCGATCCATCTGCTCGACCATCTTGCTGCTCAGTTATCGGATGAAGAACTCTCATCGATTGGAGCTGCTGTAGATCTGATATTAGACGAGGAGGACAACGGCGCCGACATACCCGGCGATAGTGGTGATGATCCGATATCAAAGTTAGCAGAGGAAATGGACGCACCTACTGGCAGTGAGTCCGGCAAATCGCCTCGAAGTCCTCCAGCAAAACTATGTGTTAGTCCTGATCATGAGCATGTCGCACGTTTAGTGGCGAATGGaaacgatgacgaggacgaggatgaGCTAACGGAAAAGCAGCTTTCTTTCTAG
- the LOC131207220 gene encoding DNA repair protein complementing XP-C cells homolog, which produces MSDEEKDVTQSEEEEADFSASKDEWLPSKSSRNRGKKRGITVDGSDSEGDGDEDDSDLEDFEVGSKKRNKKKSSSRKRSSRQTSGQAGKKKRLSPGLRDRLYQQYKKDLLKELHPAKAPLNSSVMEILQKCQFKRKPTIGSSEKKSAGAEDDYDSCSSGDDHLVDAEKLDLRSTFFNKKESKQASGSGQAAAAATATAPYFDVNAGMQLSDSAEGEDEEIGEGPLPASIPKQAADKLISHINQQSCEFMNFNNLDQFTAKVEEAKRLLRNYQLREASEKRQMTDELTSASERHQESISNLLAQGEMTDGISPSKVTQSGASTDSEWEEVETGEAADERNVESEQNPGKNEEGGWQITIELDNAQSRKKRREELEMELYIKRQINKVKRANQLNYHKVSVLLAIAIGQRLNRTAGSARVRGLLLSTMHEIDCSLKAKWNTVRVERLADRFCEEFTLQSSDMVEPWTGVDTRFALSLAIYTRKVQCGRDFILLFLTYLRLAGAQARLVFCATVPSKRPAMSDLCPMSERQIKEKIEKRVSAGTEKEQVKTENGSTIKSTSPRIPPSKKDKNGQKSFDDVKEEDGSIKPTMENSAVPKRSARNVKKAEEISPPQKRTTRKALATLNIPQLDGGDDMQCGTGQIKSLRRSTRAKSATEAASRGTSPFAKRESNTAKAFPGAKSISTDFDVAKVSSTRKPKRSTATVAKAKKSPIGKRNKTGEQGGPNSKKMDLWIEFYCEQSKRWITYDIGSGKMDCIDYIVRNAPSPISYVFAWNHEGHVKDVTARYVQKWNTACRMLRVEQSWLDRALASLIGPKTEQDQLEDVELNKFDANKPLPKTIGELKNHPLYALRRHLLKFEAIHPPEPPTLGFIRGEAIYPRECVHTLQTREKWYKQGRVVRAFETAYKVVKCWKYDRPTNTWLKDQPCDIFGLWQTDEYDPPTAENGIVPRNEYGNVELFTEKMLPKRTVHLKLPGLNRVCKRLRIDCAPALTGFDMAKMRMVPVYDGFVVCEEFAEKAVEEWYKEMEEEERREQEKKEKRVYSNWKRLIKGLLLRQKLQNKYNFDNMA; this is translated from the exons ATGAGTGATGAGGAAAAAGATGTTACCCAGAGCGAGGAAGAAGAGGCCGACTTTTCGGCCAGCAAAGACGAATGGTTACCTTCGAAGTCGTCCCGAAACCGCGGTAAGAAGCGTGGCATCACCGTGGATGGGAGTGATTCCGAAGGCGACGGTGATGAGGATGATTCCGATCTAGAGGACTTCGAAGTGGGTTCAAAAAAGCGGAATAAAAAGAAGTCGTCGTCCCGAAAAAGGT catcacGACAAACCAGTGGACAagccggaaaaaagaaacgtctCTCACCCGGTTTGCGCGATCGTCTCTATCAGCAGTACAAAAAAGATCTGCTCAAAGAGTTGCACCCCGCCAAGGCTCCTCTCAACAGCAGCGTGATGGAAATTTTACAGAAATGTCAGTTCAAACGGAAACCAACGATTGGCAGCAGCGAGAAAAAATCTGCCGGCGCCGAAGACGATTACGATTCCTGTAGCAGTGGCGACGATCATCTAGTCGATGCGGAAAAGCTAGACTTGCGATCCACTTTCTTCAACAAAAAAGAATCCAAACAAGcgagcggcagcggccaggcagcggccgcagccaccgccacggcaCCGTATTTCGATGTGAATGCAGGTATGCAACTGTCCGATAGCGCCGAGGGTGAAGATGAAGAAATTGGTGAGGGTCCACTGCCAGCCTCGATTCCGAAGCAGGCCGCTGATAAGCTGATCAGCCACATTAACCAGCAGTCGTgtgaatttatgaattttaacaATCTCGATCAATTTACGGCGAAGGTGGAAGAGGCGAAAAGGTTGCTGAGAAACTACCAACTGAGGGAAGCATCGGAGAAACGGCAGATGACGGATGAGCTTACATCTGCTTCCGAGCGGCACCAGGAGAGCATTTCGAACCTTCTGGCCCAAGGTGAGATGACTGACGGTATCTCGCCGTCAAAGGTAACACAATCCGGCGCTAGCACAGACTCCGAGTGGGAAGAGGTGGAAACTGGGGAAGCCGCAGATGAGCGGAACGTTGAAAGCGAACAGAACCCGGGAAAGAACGAAGAAGGCGGCTGGCAGATTACGATTGAGCTTGATAATGCACAAAGCAGGAAAAAACGTAGGGAAGAGCTTGAAATGGAACTGTACATTAAGCGACAAATTAATAAGGTGAAGCGAGCGAATCAATTGAACTATCACAAGGTTAGCGTGCTGTTGGCCATCGCCATTGGGCAACGGTTGAACCGTACCGCTGGCAGTGCCCGTGTCCGGGGTCTATTGTTATCAACCATGCATGAAATAGACTGTTCGCTAAAGGCGAAGTGGAACACAGTGAGAGTAGAAAGGTTGGCCGATCGGTTCTGTGAAGAATTCACCTTACAGTCTTCCGATATGGTCGAACCATGGACGGGAGTTGACACGCGTTTTGCGCTGTCACTAGCGATTTACACGCGGAAGGTACAGTGTGGTCGGGACTTTATACTACTGTTTCTGACATATCTACGCCTAGCGGGAGCACAAGCCCGTCTCGTATTTTGCGCCACTGTACCATCAAAGAGACCAGCGATGAGCGATCTTTGTCCCATGTCCGAGAGacagataaaagaaaaaattgaaaaacgcGTATCGGCTGGTACCGAAAAGGAGCAAgttaaaacggaaaacggttcGACGATTAAATCGACTTCGCCGAGAATACCACCAAGTAAGAAAgataaaaatggccaaaagTCGTTCGACGATGTGAAAGAAGAAGACGGTTCAATTAAACCGACAATGGAAAACTCGGCAGTACCGAAACGATCGGCCCGTAATGTTAAGAAAGCTGAAGAAATTTCCCCTCCTCAGAAGCGAACCACCCGAAAGGCACTAGCAACTCTCAATATACCACAGCTTGACGGTGGGGATGATATGCAGTGTGGAACGGGTCAGATTAAATCTCTACGGCGCTCGACACGCGCTAAATCAGCAACGGAAGCAGCATCTCGTGGAACATCCCCATTCGCCAAGCGAGAATCCAACACAGCGAAAGCCTTTCCAGGAGCGAAAAGCATTTCTAC CGATTTTGACGTAGCAAAGGTATCATCAACTCGTAAACCGAAAAGAAGCACTGCCACCGTGGCGAAAGCTAAGAAATCGCCCATCGGCAAGCGCAACAAGACGGGCGAACAAGGGGGACCAAATAGCAAGAAGATGGACCTTTGGATTGAGTTTTACTGTGAACAGTCCAAACGATGGATCACCTACGACATTGGAAGCGGAAAGATGGATTGCATCGATTATATTGTG CGAAACGCACCTAGCCCGATTTCGTACGTATTCGCCTGGAACCACGAGGGCCACGTGAAGGACGTGACCGCTCGGTACGTTCAAAAGTGGAACACTGCTTGTCGGATGCTGCGTGTCGAACAGAGCTGGCTCGATCGTGCCCTCGCATCGTTAATTGGACCCAAAACCGAACAGGATCAGCTTGAGGACGTCGAGCTAAACAAATTCGATGCCAATAAGCCATTGCCAAAGACTATCGGTGAGCTGAAAAACCACCCTCTGTACGCTCTGCGGCGCCATCTGCTCAAATTTGAAGCCATTcatccaccggaaccgccaACGTTGGGGTTCATCCGTGGCGAGGCCATCTATCCGCGTGAATGCGTGCATACGCTTCAGACACGAGAAAAGTGGTACAAGCAAGGGCGCGTCGTTCGCGCCTTCGAGACGGCATACAAAGTGGTGAAGTGCTGGAAgtacgaccgaccgaccaacacGTGGCTGAAGGATCAACCGTGTGACATTTTCGGCCTATGGCAGACGGACGAGTACGACCCCCCGACGGCGGAGAACGGTATCGTGCCACGGAACGAGTATGGCAACGTGGAACTCTTTACGGAGAAAATGCTACCGAAGCGCACTGTGCACCTGAAAT TACCGGGATTGAATCGAGTTTGCAAACGCCTCCGGATTGACTGCGCTCCAGCACTAACCGGATTCGATATGGCAAAGATGCGCATGGTGCCTGTGTACGATGGGTTCGTAGTGTGCGAGGAGTTTGCCGAAAAAGCGGTTGAAGAGTGGTACAAAGAGATGGAGGAAGAGGAGCGGCGCGAAcaggaaaagaaggaaaaacgggTATACAGCAACTGGAAGCGTTTGATTaaggggctgctgctgcgccagAAGCTTCAGAACAAGTACAATTTTGATAACATGGCATAA